A stretch of the Actinoalloteichus fjordicus genome encodes the following:
- a CDS encoding MerR family transcriptional regulator: MYPSLTPPRQVKIGDAAAFAGITPRAIRHYHEIGLLPEPERGGDGRRRYGYDDMTRLLWIRKMAAAGISLDDMRAAFGEARDEAGDDALDIESVLSRLEETLAAQEAAIKRRRAAVQRLQAVGSPLGLLSELVTDRLSHLPPGALRPSDLDALLVTERIFGPLGAAIQAGTFIVLATHPDLRAEEDRLEAAEAALDDGVEPDDPRVEELAVQRCAHQMALNQAIEAAGLDAAEEKIFEIYDADLKGEEGTEMSAATAITKMPYDFSPARMRCVELAGRLFGEALADAHPADS, translated from the coding sequence ATGTACCCCTCCCTCACGCCTCCCCGACAGGTCAAGATCGGTGATGCCGCTGCGTTCGCCGGGATCACCCCACGCGCCATCCGCCACTACCACGAGATCGGTCTGCTGCCGGAGCCCGAGCGCGGCGGAGACGGCCGCCGCCGCTACGGCTATGACGACATGACCCGCCTGCTGTGGATCCGCAAGATGGCTGCTGCCGGTATCAGCCTGGACGACATGCGGGCCGCCTTCGGCGAAGCCCGGGACGAAGCTGGAGACGACGCCCTGGATATCGAGTCGGTCCTGAGCAGGCTGGAGGAAACCTTGGCGGCGCAGGAGGCCGCCATCAAACGTCGGCGCGCGGCTGTCCAGCGCCTGCAGGCGGTGGGCAGCCCGCTGGGGCTGCTCTCCGAACTGGTCACGGACCGGCTCAGCCACCTGCCCCCGGGCGCGTTGCGCCCCTCCGATCTGGACGCCCTGCTAGTCACAGAACGGATCTTCGGGCCGCTGGGCGCCGCCATCCAGGCCGGCACGTTCATCGTGCTGGCCACCCACCCCGACCTTCGGGCCGAGGAGGACCGTCTTGAGGCGGCCGAGGCCGCCCTCGACGACGGCGTCGAACCCGACGACCCGCGCGTCGAAGAACTCGCCGTACAGCGATGCGCTCACCAAATGGCCCTGAATCAGGCCATCGAGGCAGCTGGTCTCGACGCGGCCGAGGAGAAGATCTTCGAGATCTACGACGCCGACCTGAAAGGGGAGGAGGGCACAGAGATGAGTGCCGCCACAGCGATCACCAAGATGCCTTACGACTTCTCTCCTGCCCGGATGCGCTGCGTGGAACTCGCCGGACGGCTCTTCGGCGAGGCCCTTGCCGACGCCCACCCCGCGGACAGCTGA